From the Schistocerca piceifrons isolate TAMUIC-IGC-003096 chromosome 2, iqSchPice1.1, whole genome shotgun sequence genome, the window accaatagcccaggaaggccgccgaccgcgggaattcgcggcgcccccatcccgccagcgtacacgagacccccaggtcaccctggaccacgtcgagggactgcaataattggcattcgccgtgtcacagggctcgttggtctaggggtatgattcctgcttagggtgcaggaggtcccgggttcaaatcccggacgagccctagcgttttgtgcaaactgatcgcacgtcagtggctgagtcagcgcaaaaagctcgccgtcaatatcaaatgaatttcttattcgatgtgagcaattgacactctgatccaacgcgtgaaggcgattacgaagggttcgggtacagatggtagcagatgcatgttagtaagtcttgcttaaagtgatgaaaaagtgtttccgcccgtgatcgaaccggggaccttctgcgtgttaggcagacgtgataaccgctacaccacggaaactgcttgtgtgcaccttacttcacagacaacttgtagtgatgttgccatcgtaactaaaaaattcaataaatgtggtacttgcaaaacgaagagacatgcagcagatccacacacgacgtggctcattggaggacaatacgacagaggcaggaaaattctgttcccgcccgggatcgaaccggggaccttctgcgtgtgaagcagacgtgataaccgctacactacggaaacgacggacccgagcagtccatccttgttcactcgaacttgcctcagcctttctctcgtccgcgaatgcacacacgacagttcttttgtcagcctggaacccatcacagccgagggctcaagaagtcttcggggtgctcgagagggtgtctgccgtagcacccctaacgagatagcggcgtttcgcgcagtcgttattgcaagtcatatcagcaaaagcaatcactttctcagcagcaggcagtgcgagcccagcggcagctctacatgaaggtaccaatagcccaggaaggccgccgaccgcgggaattcgcggcgcccccatcccgccagcgtacacgagacccccaggtcaccctggaccacgtcgagggactgcaataattggcattcgccgtgtcacagggctcgttggtctaggggtatgattcctgcttagggtgcaggaggtcccgggttcaaatcccggacgagccctagcgttttgtgcaaactgatcgcacgtcagtggctgagtcagcgcaaaaagctcgccgtcaatatcaaatgaatttcttattcgatgtgagcaattgacactctgatccaacgcgtgaaggcgattacgaagggttcgggtacagatggtagcagatgcatgttagtaagtcttgcttaaagtgatgaaaaagtgtttccgcccgggatcgaaccggggaccttctgcgtgttaggcagacgtcataaccgctacaccacggaaactgcttgtgtgcaccttacttcacagacaacttgtagtgatgttgccatcgtaactaaaaaattcaataaatgtggtacttgcaaaacaaagagacatgcagcagatccacacacgacgtggctcattggaggacaatacgacagaggcaggaaaattctgttcccgcccgggatcgaaccggggaccttctgcgtgtgaagcagacgtgataaccgctacactacggaaacgacggacccgagcagtccatccttgttcactcgaacttgcctcagcctttctctcgtccgcgaatgcacacacgacagttcttttgtcagcctggaacccatcacagccgagggctcaagaagtcttcggggtgctcgagagggtgtctgccgtagcacccctaacgagatagcggcgtttcgcgcagtcgttattgcaagtcatatcagcaaaagcaatcactttctcagcagcaggcagtgcgagcccagcggcagctctacatgaaggtaccaatagcccaggaaggccgccgaccgcgggaattcgcggcgcccccatcccgccagcgtacacgagacccccaggtcaccctggacgacgtcgagggactgcaataattggcattcgccgtgtcacagggctcgttggtctaggggtatgattcctgcttagggtgcaggaggtcccgggttcaaatcccggacgagccctagcgttttgtgcaaactgatcgcacgtcagtggctgagtcagcgcaaaaagctcgccgtcaatatcaaatgaatttcttattcgatgtgagcaattgacactctgatccaacgcgtgaaggcgattacgaagggttcgggtacagatggtagcagatgcatgttagtaagtcttgcttaaagtgatgaaaaagtgtttccgcccgggatcgaaccggggaccttctgcgtgttaggcagacgtgataaccgctacaccacggaaactgcttgtgtgcaccttacttcacagacaacttgtagtgatgttgccatcgtaactaaaaaattcaataaatgtggtacttgcaaaacgaagagacatgcagcagatccacacacgacgtggctcattggaggacaatacgacagaggcaggaaaattctgttcccgcccgggatcgaaccggggaccttctgcgtgtgaagcagacgtgataaccgctacactacggaaacgacggacccgagcagtccatccttgttcactcgaacttgcctcagcctttctctcgtccgcgaatgcacacacgacagttcttttgtcagcctggaacccatcacagccgagggctcaagaagtcttcggggtgctcgagagggtgtctgccgtagcacccctaacgagatagcggcgtttcgcgcagtcgttattgcaagtcatatcagcaaaagcaatcactttctcagcagcaggcagtgcgagcccagcggcagctctacatgaaggtaccaatagcccaggaaggccgccgaccgcgggaattcgcggcgcccccatcccgccagcgtacacgagacccccaggtcaccctggacgacgtcgagggactgcaataattggcattcgccgtgtcacagggctcgttggtctaggggtatgattcctgcttagggtgcaggaggtcccgggttcaaatcccggacgagccctagcgttttgtgcaaactgatcgcacgtcagtggctgagtcagcgcaaaaagctcgccgtcaatatcaaatgaatttcttattcgatgtgagcaattgacactctgatccaacgcgtgaaggcgattacgaagggttcgggtacagatggtagcagatgcatgttagtaagtcttgcttaaagtgatgaaaaagtgtttccgcccgggatcgaaccggggaccttctgcgtgttaggcagacgtgataaccgctacaccacggaaactgcttgtgtgcaccttacttcacagacaacttgtagtgatgttgctatcgtaactaaaaaattcaataaatgtggtacttgcaaaacgaagagacatgcagcagatccacacacgacgtggctcattggaggacaatacgacagaggcaggaaaattctgttcccgcccgggatcgaaccggggaccttctgcgtgtgaagcagacgtgataaccgctacactacggaaacgacggacccgagcagtccatccttgttcactcgaacttgcctcagcctttctctcgtccgcgaatgcacacacgacagttcttttgtcagcctggaacccatcacagccgagggctcaagaagtcttcggggtgctcgagagggtgtctgccgtagcacccctaacgagatagcggcgtttcgcgcagtcgttattgcaagtcatatcagcaaaagcaatcactttctcagcagcaggcagtgcgagcccagcggcagctctacatgaaggtaccaatagcccaggaaggccgccgaccgcgggaattcgcggcgcccccatcccgccagcgtacacgagacccccaggtcaccctggacgacgtcgagggactgcaataattggcattcgccgtgtcacagggctcgttggtctaggggtatgattcctgcttagggtgcaggaggtcccgggttcaaatcccggacgagccctagcgttttgtgcaaactgatcgcacgtcagtggctgagtcagcgcaaaaagctcgccgtcaatatcaaatgaatttcttattcgatgtgagcaattgacactctgatccaacgcgtgaaggcgattacgaagggttcgggtacagatggtagcagatgcatgttagtaagtcttgcttaaagtgatgaaaaagtgtttccgcccgggatcgaaccggggaccttctgcgtgttaggcagacgtgataaccgctacaccacggaaactgcttgtgtgcacgttacttcacagacaacttgtagtgatgttgccatcgtaactaaaaaattcaataaatgtggtacttgcaaaacgaagagacatgcagcagatccacacacgacgtggctcattggaggacaatacgacagaggcaggaaaattccgttcccgcccgggatcgaaccggggaccttctgcgtgtgaagcagacgtgataaccgctacactacggaaacgacggacccgagcagtccatccttgttcactcgaacttgcctcagccttactctcgtccgcgaatgcacacacgacagttcttttgtcagcctggaacccatcacagccgagggctcaagaagtcttcggggtgctcgagagggtgtctgccgtagcacccctaacgagatagcggcgtttcgcgcagtcgttattgcaagtcatatcagcaaaagcaatcactttctcagcagcaggcagtgcgagcccagcggcagctctacatgaaggtaccaatagcccaggaaggccgccgaccgcgggaattcgcggcgcccccatcccgccagcgtacacgagacccccaggtcaccctggaccacgtcgagggactgcaataattggcattcgccgtgtcacagggctcgttggtctaggggtatgattcctgcttagggtgcaggaggtcccgggttcaaatcccggacgagccctagcgttttgtgcaaactgatcgcacgtcagtggctgagtcagcgcaaaaagctcgccgtcaatatcaaatgaatttcttattcgatgtgagcaattgacactctgatccaacgcgtgaaggcgattacgaagggttcgggtacagatggtagcagatgcatgttagtaagtcttgcttaaagtgatgaaaaagtgtttccgcccgggatcgaaccggggaccttctgcgtgttaggcagacgtgataaccgctacaccacggaaactgcttgtgtgcaccttaccgTGCGGTATAAGTGTTTATTGAGTGTAGTATAACGATTACGTCTGTTATATTTCCCGAATACGCTTGTCACAAATATGATGGCTGCAGCTATACAGGAGAATGGGCTGCAGTTATTACCAAATGGAAACCTAGCCCACAATATAGGTAATGTTGAGCCAGAGACGGAGCCTGATGGGACTTCCCAGCGTCTCATGCCTGCTGAAGGCCCTCAGCAGCCTATCGCACAGGCTGAAAATCAGACTGACAGTGGTGAAACACCTGAAATAGACATTGTAATAAACAATGTGGTTTGCAGCTTTAGTGTGAGGTGCCATCTCAATCTACGACAGATTGCACTGAATGGTGCCAACGTTGAATATAGGAAAGAGAACGGGATGATAACCATGAAACTTAGGAAGCCATACACAACTGCATCCATGTGGTCTTCTGGTAAAATAACTTGCACTGGGGCAACAAGTGAAGAACAAGCAAAAATTGCAGCAAGACGTTTTGCAAGATGCTTACAGAAACTTGGTTTCAACACTAGGTTCAACAATTTTAGGGTAGTAAATGTGCTAGGCACATGTTCCATGCCATTTGCTATTAAAATAACAGCATTTTCTGAACGCTACAAAGAGACTGCTGATTATGAACCTGAGCTTCATCCAGGTGTTACATATAAGCT encodes:
- the LOC124776570 gene encoding TATA box-binding protein-like 1, giving the protein MMAAAIQENGLQLLPNGNLAHNIGNVEPETEPDGTSQRLMPAEGPQQPIAQAENQTDSGETPEIDIVINNVVCSFSVRCHLNLRQIALNGANVEYRKENGMITMKLRKPYTTASMWSSGKITCTGATSEEQAKIAARRFARCLQKLGFNTRFNNFRVVNVLGTCSMPFAIKITAFSERYKETADYEPELHPGVTYKLKQPKATLKIFSTGSITVTAPSVADVQAAIERIFPLVYEFRKERTKEDLLAMEWKRRGQKRKRSYTHIEIEEPDGFEDPLMDTEDDDENYDSEKSWD